AGAACACAATACTTGGCAATTGATATACCCAATTTATAGATATGAAAGCAACATAAATGAGAGAAAACAACAGTTGAACTAAAAACTATGTGATTTCCACAAGCTTCTGATCTGAAAGACTTCATGTTTGAGAGTAATTTCTATTACCTCCCACTGTGAGGGGGCGAGCAATACACGTGGTCTTCTAGAGCGCACGTATTCCAGTGCAGTAGATGGGGTCATGTGCTTATGTCTGACCTGAAAATTCAAAAAAGCAAATCAACACAATCTCAACTCATCGTGCAAGATCAAAACGCTATATATTTCATAAGattatttcttcttcaaacATCTCACAATAGTACAGAATTTCTGAAAAGGGTACATGATATTACCAAATAGCAAAGCACAATAGTTGTGCTCCTTCCTCGTCCTGCTTTACAATGGACGTATGTTGTTTTACCAGATGATGCATTTCCTGAAGATAAAAGCAAAAATGTATAAAACCATAGCACACTTGGAAGAAACATAGGAAGAAATGAAGCTACAAAAACTACAAGAAAATAACTCACTGTGAATAAAGTCAACAGCTCGACTGATATCAGAAAATTTAGGAGCAAAACAATAATCTCTCGTTGGGATCTTTAAGTGGTCGATTCCATGGCGCTGCAGAATATTCAAAACTCTCATGATTAaccccacaaaaaaaaaaaaaaaaaaaaaaaaaaaaaaaaaaaaaacttcaatattcaaTCTTATAGGAAAGGAACAAGTCTGAcatagaaagaaaaattttcattcaaagTCCTCAGGCtatgcaaaacaagaaaactcagcTCTCTTCAATTGAATCAAGCAATAGTATCCAGTTTCAATCCAGTGAGCAACACAATTTTTCGAGCTGAGTCCAAGAATATATACGAGAACAGCTGCAAATAAAGAATGAGCATAACTCACATAATACAAGGAAGATGGAACTAGTGTTTCATAAGGTTCATTGAGAGTGATAACACCACCAACACCAAGCTTCTTCAATCTCGGCACGTCTTTGGGGAAGGGCACTGCACCCAGCAAAAGAAACTgggaaaacaaaacaaagttaTTGACATTAATAACAGAAAACACAATGGAAAATTATTGATCAGTATATAGTGCAGAGACAAATCTGTAACAAAAATTACATAAACACAATCAAACAAATTCGTTTAATTTCTACAAATCCACAGTTTTATCATCAAATTTATCAGATTCTGACCATCAAATTCATCATACATACGAAGTTAAACAATCAAAGCTGATCAAAAGTCAAACAGGTCAAAacacgttcaaacttcaaaaacataataaaatggTTAATCTAGGGAGACATTTTGAATCCGATGAAAACAAACCCATAAGCAGTCCGATCAGAATTAGAGCAAAACCAAAACGAAGAAATTCAATCAACCAACGAACCAACCTGATCAACTTCATCCCACCATCTGAATTCAGCTTCCATTTTGTTCCGAAGCACGTTATACAAAAGGGTAGGGTAAAACAGGATTCGAGCCCCAGCCCCAACCAAAGCTCTTTTAGCATCGACTTTCACAATCTGACCACTACCGATTTCAGTTTCCCGGTCATTTCCAGCATCTTCCAATTCCACGATCTTCATCCCACAAATCCCAGAAGCAAAATCCAATACCCAGATGAAAAAATCGAAACCCCAGATCAGAAAATCCAAATTCCAGGCAATTGGGGGCAAATCAAAGCGCAATTTCAGCAAAAAATGAGAGTCAAAGAGGGAGAAGGAAAAGGGGTATGGATTGGAAAGCGAAAGAAACTGAAACAGAACAACAGATGATAAGGAAAGGATTGAATTTAGAGAGATGGGAGAGTGAGAGAATCTGTGAAGTATGAGCCGATCGGAGAGAAAGGTGGGATGAAATGGAATCATCCACAGAATGCGAATTATATGGAAACTGAATAGTCAATGAGGAAGAAGCTTTTTATCCGAACAAACCCAAAATTTTCTCAATTCAGAATCGATTCTAAATTCTTCCCCCAATTTGGTTT
This DNA window, taken from Benincasa hispida cultivar B227 chromosome 6, ASM972705v1, whole genome shotgun sequence, encodes the following:
- the LOC120080407 gene encoding phosphatidylglycerophosphate phosphatase PTPMT1-like: MIPFHPTFLSDRLILHRFSHSPISLNSILSLSSVVLFQFLSLSNPYPFSFSLFDSHFLLKLRFDLPPIAWNLDFLIWGFDFFIWVLDFASGICGMKIVELEDAGNDRETEIGSGQIVKVDAKRALVGAGARILFYPTLLYNVLRNKMEAEFRWWDEVDQFLLLGAVPFPKDVPRLKKLGVGGVITLNEPYETLVPSSLYYRHGIDHLKIPTRDYCFAPKFSDISRAVDFIHRNASSGKTTYVHCKAGRGRSTTIVLCYLVRHKHMTPSTALEYVRSRRPRVLLAPSQWEAVQEYSNHGPVTSSSSPSGGDAVLITKDDLEGYHGTCIDSAGRELAVVPRMGKSKPMIARLSCLFSSLIVHGSTGSLIKRLPAPEARAC